The Streptomyces griseiscabiei genomic sequence GACCAGGATGATCAGGCCGTTGAGGGCGCCGATCCACTGCGCGGGCACGCCCGCGAGGGTGAGGACGTTCTGGATCATGAAGAGCAGCAGGATGCCGCTGAAGGCCCCGAACATGGTGCCCTTGCCGCCGTTGAGGCTGATCCCGCCGATCACGGCGGCGGCGAAGACAGTGAAGATGTACCCGTTGCCCTGCGCGGAGGCGACGGACGCGAGCCGTCCGGAGAGCAGCAGTCCGGCGAGGGCGGCGAGCAGGCTGCCGGTGACGATGACGATCCACAGCACCCGGTCGGTGCGGATGCCGGCCGCCTTGGCGGCGTCGACGTTGCCGCCGATGGCGTAGAGGGAGCGGCCGAAGCTGGTCCAGCCGAGGACGACGATGGCGACGGCGAACAGGACGAGGCAGAGCCAGATGGAGGCGGGCATCCCGAACCACTGGGCGGTGCCGAGGTAGAGCATCGACTCCGGCAGCTGGAAGAAGGTCTGGCCGCCCGAGATACCGGTGAGGACACCGCGCAGCACGATCAGCATGCCGAGGGTGACGATGAACCCGTTGAGGCCGAAGCGGATGATCAGCAGGGCGTTGATCACACCGACGAGCACGCCCACGGCGAGCGTGACCGGGATCGACCAGGCGCCGGGGAGCAGGCCGAGTCCGTGTCCGGCGCTGCCGATGGTCAGCCAGGCCGCGACACCGGGCGCGAGGCCCATGGTGGACTCCAGGGAGAGGTCCATCTTCTTGACGATCAGGACCATCGTCTGGGCGAGCACCAGCAGGGCGATCTCGGACATGGTCTGCAGGACGTTCATGAGGTTGTCGGCCTGCAGGAAGACCGGGTTGACGATCTGTCCGACGATCGCGATGGCGATGATGGCCGGCACCAGGGCGAGGTCGCGCAGCCGGGCCAGGGGGATTCTGCCGCCCAGCAGGGCGGTCCGCTTCGCGGTCGGTTCCGTGGCGTCGGGCGCGGCGGCCCCCGGCGTGTCCGCGAGGACGGTTTCAGGCATGGAGGTCCACTCCTTCCATCGCGGCCACCAGGTCGTGGTCGTGCCAGCCGCGGGCGATCTCTGAGGTCACTCGGCCCTGGAACATCACCAGGACCCGGTCGCACATACGCAGGTCGTCGAGCTCGTCGGAGGCGATGAGCACTCCGGTGCCGGTCTCCGCGGTCTCCTCGACCTTTCCGAGGAGGAACTCCTTGGACCGCACGTCGACGCCTGCGGTCGGGTTGATCAGGACCAGCAGCCGCGGGTCGTCGGCCAGAGCGCGGGCCATGACGACCTTCTGCTGGTTGCCGCCGGAGAGCCCGGAGACGGACAGTTCGGGGCCCGGT encodes the following:
- a CDS encoding ABC transporter permease, encoding MPETVLADTPGAAAPDATEPTAKRTALLGGRIPLARLRDLALVPAIIAIAIVGQIVNPVFLQADNLMNVLQTMSEIALLVLAQTMVLIVKKMDLSLESTMGLAPGVAAWLTIGSAGHGLGLLPGAWSIPVTLAVGVLVGVINALLIIRFGLNGFIVTLGMLIVLRGVLTGISGGQTFFQLPESMLYLGTAQWFGMPASIWLCLVLFAVAIVVLGWTSFGRSLYAIGGNVDAAKAAGIRTDRVLWIVIVTGSLLAALAGLLLSGRLASVASAQGNGYIFTVFAAAVIGGISLNGGKGTMFGAFSGILLLFMIQNVLTLAGVPAQWIGALNGLIILVALTISRITGGKVQE